DNA sequence from the Paenibacillus azoreducens genome:
TTCGGTAAAACCTTCACGCGGTCCGCGGATGACAGATTCCGTTTCGGGCTCCTGTACCATACGCCGGATGCCGGCTTTAATGTTAAAAAGCTGCACCTCGTCCAGGCCATCCACAAACACCGCCACACTGGAATTCAAAATGCCTTCGACCGCATCGATCCACTTTGATGCACTCTTGACCTGGGACAGAGAAATACGGGTATTTTCCAGCGGTTCCAGATCAGATGCCTCCACTTGCTCGGGTGGGTCGGCATTTTGCATTCGCACATACGCTTCGATAATCGGCTCCAGTATATGGGAATCAAGTTCAAGGGACATGACGATTCCCTCAACATAAACGATAAAAGCACGAATACCCGGAGCGATTTCGATCGAGCGGTAAATCATGTCCGAGCAGTCTCTAAAAATCGTTTTCAGCGTCTGGACATTCTGATCCAGACTTTTTTGGATATTCAGCTTCTCCCACGGCGGAGAAGGAAGCCCGAGCGGTATGCCGGACGGCAGCGCTGCAGGTGTGCTGCCTGAATTCAGTTTACGTCTCCTCATTATGCTTACCCCCTCGTATTCCGGCTTTCTTTCTCTGGATCAGTCACGCCATAGCTTGTGCCAAAATTGGATAAATTATGTGATGATGGGCCAGATAAAACTAAAATAACCCCACAAAGTGACGCATGGCCTTCGAAGCTTATTCCGATTACTTTGCGGGGAACCCGGAAGGAAGTTAAAAAAGAAGCGGCCAGGCCATATCAAGGCCTGCCCGCTTCTTTTGGAGTCATGAAGATCTTATATCGATGTTATATTTTAAATTTGTCCACCAGTTCCTGCAGCTTCTCAGCCAGCCTGCTTAGATGCTCCGCCGATGAAGCAACCTCTTCGATGGATGCAAGCTGCTCCTGGGCGGAAGCCGACACAGACTGTGTATTGTCTGCCGCAATTTCCGACAGGCTCCGGATATGGCGAATGGATTCGACTGCGTTTTCCCCATTTCGCGCCAGCTCCTGGGAAGCTTCCGCCGCAGAATGGATGCCTTCCGCCGCTCCCTGAACAGCCTCGCGAATGCGGGTAAAGGATTTGCCTGTAAACTCCGCAGCTTCCATTCCCTCAAACACCCTGCCTTTGGCATCGCCCATCGCGCCAAGCACCCGCTGCATCTCTTCATACATGCCTCTTACCAATTCTTCAATCCGCCTTGCAGAATGTCCGGACTGCTCCGCCAATTTTCGCACTTCGACCGCCACGACGGCAAAACCTTTACCATGCTCTCCGGCACGCGCCGCCTCGATGGAGGCGTTAAGCGCAAGCAGATGCGTTTGCTTGGCGATGTCCGCCATCAAGGTGACGATTTCGCCGATCTGACCGGCACGTTTGTTCATGTTCGCGACCGTATGGTCCAAATCGCTGACGGTCGTATGTATTTCCTGAATTTTATCCGTAACGCCCACAACGGCCGCATAACCCTCTTCCGCCGAAACGGATGTATGCGACATTTTGGTCGAAGCATCCTCCATATGGCTGCGGATGTTTTCCGATTGCATAGACATGACATCCATGCTTTCCATGCTCTTCTCGACGCTGCGCAGCTGCTGATCGCTTCCGGCCGCTACTTCCTGTATAGCCTCGGTCACGGTCTCAATGGCTTTTGTCGTCTGATCGGCGCCTGCCGACAATCCTTTCGCAGACTGGCTGACCTGAGCAGTGATTTCCTGCACGTTTACAATCATCGTACGCAGGCTGTCGACCATCGCTTGAAAATGGCGGCTCAAGTTTCCGATCTCATCCCTGCTTGATGTATCGATATCCTCTCTTAAATCTCCCTGGCTGATCCGCTCCGTCGCTTTCGTCAATCTGTCGATCGGACGGATAATCGACCGGATATTGAGGAAGATGATCACAAGTGCCGCCAGAATGGAAATGACCATCACAATCGACACCGCGTTTCGGATACCCGCTGCCGAAGCTTCAATTTCGTCCTCATACATCGAACCGGCAATTTTCCAGCCCGTCAGCTTATTGGTCGAAAAAGCCATTCGCTTGGCCGCATTCTCGAATCTGTATGAAAACCGGCCTTCGGAGCTCTCGTAAAGTGGTTCCAGATAATCGCCTTCCGCTTTCTGCCCCGTATATTTCGGATGCACGACATAATTTTTAGCCTGATCAGTTATGAAGATGTAACCCTTGGTCCCAAGCTTCATGTTTGTCAGCGTTCTAATTGTATCAAGGTTCAGTTCGATAGAGAGAACGCCTTTACCGGAGGGGATGGTTTGCGAAATAGAAACCGCCATTTTCCCGTTGGCTGCCTTAAATACCGGAGAAATGGTCGGCGTCTTGCCCTGTTTGAGCGCCCGGATATACCAGTCCTGCTTCGTAACGTCATATTGCTCCGGCAAAGGATCTCTGGAAGCGCGCACAAAATATCCGCCATCGATGCCGACGATGACGTCTTTGACATCTTTATGCAGTTCCATATATTGATCCAACTGCGCCTTAAGCTCCCCGCTTTTGCCGAGAGGATCATTGACAGCACGCTCTACATAAGGCTGCTTCAGCAAATAGGCTATATCATCCATTTTCGCCTGAATATTTTGGGTCACGATATTGTCAGCCGATTTGGTGCTTTCCAGCGCGCTGTTCATCATATCCTCGGCATTTGCTTTTTTTGCCGATTGATAGGACAACATGCCGATCATAATGCTGGGTACAAGCAAAACGATGAGATACGTGAGCAATAACTTTCTTTTAATGGTCATTGTAAATCGTTTCACAAAGGCATTTTCCTTTCCGCTTATTGAAACTGCGGTCCTGGGACCCAAATATTTTACGGTGGAACATAGTAGTATAAAGGCAATCGTTCTTAGAACATCGGAATATTGCACTATTTCTTCTACTAATATCCATTTACAAAATATTCTATCATTATCCGTAACATAGGCAAAGAGGCCCAGGCCTTGAAACATAATTTTTTCTTTGAAATTATGCCAAGATTTTTAACGCACGACCTATTTTTTTGAATTCCATCCCTCTAAACGACAAAAAGGACAACCCAATGAACTCTGGGCCGTCCTTATTCTATTTCTGCATCGCTTGATAAATTCGTCCGCTGAGCCCGGCCAATTCATCTCTGACTTTGGTCATTTCCGAAATTTTATAGTCAACCAGCTTCAGCTGTTTTTCCACCGCTTCGGCCATACGATCCAGCTCTGCCTGGCGCAGGGCTTCATCCGAAGATGAGGAGGCGTTGCTGCGGTGCTTTATGACCTGATCGTGAATCTGCAGAAATTCCTGAATTTCCTGCAGCGAAAAACCAAGCACTTTTTTGGCCAGAACGATATTTTTCAGCTGCTGCACGTCTTCTTCCGTATATAATCGAATGCCGCCATCGGACCGCTCCGGCGATTTCATCAGGCCGATCTCTTCATAATACCGGATCGAACGCTTCGTCAGCCCCGTCTCTTTGGCAACATCATCGATTTTAAGCCAATCCATTGCCTGTCTCCCCCTATATTGTCAAAAGGTATACCTTAAGTATATCCTTCCCCGGAAGCGAAAGCCAATGCCTTGTACTCAGGACCGAGCTTCCTCGGCTGAAATTTTGCCGATCATCCCGTTTTCCAAGAAACCTTTGTTTCTTTTTAAGGGCAAGTGGAAATAAATAGAATGAAATACTTTGAGGAGGATATGCCATGAAACCATCTGATCCCGTTTCCCGATCACTGCCGCAGTTTCCCGAGTCGTTGTGGAGAGCCACGACGGAGTTGCCCTCCTTCCCGCCGCTGACCGAAGATATTGAGGTTGATACCGCGATTGTCGGGGGAGGCATCACCGGCATCACGACCGCCTATCTACTGGCACGCCAAGGCTGCAAGGTTGCGCTGCTTGAGGCGGGGAGCATTCTGAACGGCACGACCGGGCATACCACCGCCAAGATTTCTGCTCAGCATGGTTTGATTTATGACGAGCTCTTGAATCATTTTGGCGAGGAACAAGCAAAGATGTATTACGAGGCCAACACGGAAGCCAAGAACTTTATTCAAAGGACGGTATCCGAGCTCAGCATCGAATGCGACCTTCAACCGGAAAGCGCCTATTTGTACATGGAAACCGATAAAAAGCTGCAGAAGCTGCAAAAAGAATTCGATGCCTACATCAAACTGGGCATTCCCGGACAATGGAGGGATAAACTTCCGATTCCGCTGGCCGTTAGCGGAGCGATCGAAATGCCAGGGCAAGGCCAGTTCCATCCGCTGCATTATTTGAAGCAGTTGGTGAGCGAAATGGTCAAAGCCGGGGTTCGCCTCTACGAAAATACGACAATCGCCTCCCTGGACAAAGACGGCCCGCTCAAGTTAACGACCTATCGCGGCAAACATAAAGTACGCTGCAGCCACGTCGTTTCGGCTTCCCATTTTCCATTCGTCGACGGCCCCCGCCTGTATTTCTCGCGGCTGCATGCGGTTCGTTCGTATGCCGTGGCGATCCGGCCGGAAACTCCTTTTGCAGGCGGAACGTATCTGAGCGCGGATGAACCTAAACGTTCGCTGCGCTCGGCAAACTGGAACGGCGAGGAGGTCGTCATCGCCGGGGGGGAAAACCACAAGACCGGCCAAAGCCAGTGCACCCATAACCATTATGAGGAGTTGGAGCATTTCGGCAGCAAGTTGTTCGGAAACAACGGCATCCCGTTCCGCTGGTCCGCTCAGGATCTCGTTACACTGGACAAGGTGCCG
Encoded proteins:
- a CDS encoding methyl-accepting chemotaxis protein; translation: MKRFTMTIKRKLLLTYLIVLLVPSIMIGMLSYQSAKKANAEDMMNSALESTKSADNIVTQNIQAKMDDIAYLLKQPYVERAVNDPLGKSGELKAQLDQYMELHKDVKDVIVGIDGGYFVRASRDPLPEQYDVTKQDWYIRALKQGKTPTISPVFKAANGKMAVSISQTIPSGKGVLSIELNLDTIRTLTNMKLGTKGYIFITDQAKNYVVHPKYTGQKAEGDYLEPLYESSEGRFSYRFENAAKRMAFSTNKLTGWKIAGSMYEDEIEASAAGIRNAVSIVMVISILAALVIIFLNIRSIIRPIDRLTKATERISQGDLREDIDTSSRDEIGNLSRHFQAMVDSLRTMIVNVQEITAQVSQSAKGLSAGADQTTKAIETVTEAIQEVAAGSDQQLRSVEKSMESMDVMSMQSENIRSHMEDASTKMSHTSVSAEEGYAAVVGVTDKIQEIHTTVSDLDHTVANMNKRAGQIGEIVTLMADIAKQTHLLALNASIEAARAGEHGKGFAVVAVEVRKLAEQSGHSARRIEELVRGMYEEMQRVLGAMGDAKGRVFEGMEAAEFTGKSFTRIREAVQGAAEGIHSAAEASQELARNGENAVESIRHIRSLSEIAADNTQSVSASAQEQLASIEEVASSAEHLSRLAEKLQELVDKFKI
- a CDS encoding MerR family transcriptional regulator, whose protein sequence is MDWLKIDDVAKETGLTKRSIRYYEEIGLMKSPERSDGGIRLYTEEDVQQLKNIVLAKKVLGFSLQEIQEFLQIHDQVIKHRSNASSSSDEALRQAELDRMAEAVEKQLKLVDYKISEMTKVRDELAGLSGRIYQAMQK
- a CDS encoding FAD-dependent oxidoreductase; the encoded protein is MKPSDPVSRSLPQFPESLWRATTELPSFPPLTEDIEVDTAIVGGGITGITTAYLLARQGCKVALLEAGSILNGTTGHTTAKISAQHGLIYDELLNHFGEEQAKMYYEANTEAKNFIQRTVSELSIECDLQPESAYLYMETDKKLQKLQKEFDAYIKLGIPGQWRDKLPIPLAVSGAIEMPGQGQFHPLHYLKQLVSEMVKAGVRLYENTTIASLDKDGPLKLTTYRGKHKVRCSHVVSASHFPFVDGPRLYFSRLHAVRSYAVAIRPETPFAGGTYLSADEPKRSLRSANWNGEEVVIAGGENHKTGQSQCTHNHYEELEHFGSKLFGNNGIPFRWSAQDLVTLDKVPYIGQITAADKGIYVATGFNKWGMTHGTLSGMMLSDHILGKDNPYTLLYTPSRFKADPSIKTFVVQNADVAKHLVAGKVGLVQRKAEDLQPDEGGVVTHNGKRAGAYRDAKGNLYLVDTTCTHMGCEVEWNEGERSWDCPCHGSRFSYEGNVLTGPAKKPLEILDSHE